The Novosphingobium sp. Gsoil 351 genome contains the following window.
CCGTCTAATGGCGCAGGGCAACACCAACAGAAACATCGCGCGGGAACTCGAAATCAGTCCGCGGACTGTGGAGATTCATCGCGGCAATATGATGCGCAAGCTTGAGGCTACGAGCACATCCGATGGCGTCCGAATTGCACTCTACGCCGGGTTCGATAGGGCGTTCACTCGCGCCGGTGCGTTCGAAATCGCGGGGTAACCCTCGACGGCCCGACTAAAAGGCGAGCAGCCATGAACTCAAAACCCTTGGCCTTGAAGAAAATACAGATCGACCTTTTATCGCCGCGCAGGGCTCCATTGCGCTCGGCCGTCTTCCTTGTCGTCGCGGGCGCGGAGCTTCTGGCGGCGTCAAGCTGTTAGGCTCTCCGGCTGCACGCCTGCTTGCCTTTGCGGCCTCGGTTTGAGACGTTTGCTCTCTTGATGCAAACCTTCCCGGAACCTTTGCGGCATTCCTCAGCAAGCTCCTCGGTCCAGATCACGCAGGGCAGCCATCACATCATCGTATTGGAGGGGCCGGTCGACACCAGGTGGGTGGCGAAGCGCGGGTTGATGCTCGACCGCGTGAGCATCTGACGCCCACGAAGCCAGAATTGCCCGCTTCACCTCGGGTTCGAGCTGCGGATGGCGCACAACTTGCGCAGGATCACCAAAATTGGAGAGGAACACGAGCTTGTCTCCTTTCTAACTGTCCTCACACTTGCAGATGAGCGGACCGCGCTGCCGGGCCTCAACCCGGGCGGCTGCCGGCCTGCTCCAAGCAGTGCCGGCAAACCGCAACCGATATTTCAGCCGGTGGCGCTCGCCTTGGCCTTGGGCCCTTCGAGCTGGTCGTTGGCGGCCTTGGCGCTGATCTCGATACGCCGAGGCTTCATCGCTTCGGGCACCACACGCTTCAGGTCGATAGTCAACAAACCGTGCTCAAACGTGGCGTTTCCAGCCTCGATGAAGTCGGCAAGCTGAAAGCGCCGTTCGAAGGCGTGGGTTGCAATGCCGCGGTGCAGATACTCGCCCTTGGTCTCACTTTGGGAAGGCTTGCCAGTAACGGTCAGCAGGTTCTGCTGAGCGACGATGTCAATCTCCTCGGGCCGGAAGCCGGCAACCGCAAGCGTGATCCGGTAACTGTCTTCGCCCTCCCTCAGCAGATCGAACGGAGGAAAGCCGTCGGATGCGTCGGCGCGGGATCCCGTCTCGAGAAGGTCGAACAGACGGTCGAAGCCGACCGTCGAACGGCGGTAAGGGGCAAAGTCGAAGTTGGTTCT
Protein-coding sequences here:
- a CDS encoding Hsp20 family protein gives rise to the protein MRTNFDFAPYRRSTVGFDRLFDLLETGSRADASDGFPPFDLLREGEDSYRITLAVAGFRPEEIDIVAQQNLLTVTGKPSQSETKGEYLHRGIATHAFERRFQLADFIEAGNATFEHGLLTIDLKRVVPEAMKPRRIEISAKAANDQLEGPKAKASATG